The following coding sequences are from one Sesamum indicum cultivar Zhongzhi No. 13 linkage group LG11, S_indicum_v1.0, whole genome shotgun sequence window:
- the LOC105173125 gene encoding protein REVEILLE 6 isoform X1, which translates to MVSVYPNPPPDQNFTYFYSYMGGDPMKIPGVNRSDGHLLQATAIGNVGSAVDDTNKKIRKPYTITKSRESWSEQEHDKFLEALQLFDRDWKKIEAFVGSKTVIQIRSHAQKYFLKVQKNGTSEHVPPPRPKRKAAHPYPQKAQKNVLPQATGVLQPSAALESGYAVRPDSLLIPRKTIGNAPVPSWTYNAVPTGCLSHISKDDTGLANNYSSSSNESTHRVWTSDGTQGNLKVEQYNTARVMPDFAQVYHFIGSVFDPCASDHLQRLKKMEPINVETVLMLMKNLAVNLVSPEFEDHRRLLSSYTGVGTESNGTGSTIPSV; encoded by the exons ATGGTGTCGGTGTATCCGAATCCACCACCGGATCAGaattttacctatttttaCAGTTACATGGGTGGGGATCCGATGAAGATTCCGGGTGTGAATAGGAGTGATGGTCATTTGCTTCAAGCGACGGCGATCGGGAATGTAGGTTCTGCAGTTGATGATACTAACAAGAAGATCCGAAAGCCGTACACGATTACTAAGTCGAGAGAGAGCTGGAGTGAGCAGGAGCATGACAAATTCCTTGAAGCCCTTCAGTT ATTTGATCGTGACTGGAAGAAGATCGAAGCATTTGTCGGGTCAAAGACTGTTATCCAG ATCCGCAGCCATgctcaaaaatattttctgaaagtCCAGAAAAATGGGACAAGTGAGCATGTACCTCCTCCACgcccaaaaagaaaagcagcTCATCCTTATCCACAGAAGGCCCAAAAAAATG TTCTGCCTCAAGCCACAGGAGTTTTGCAACCTTCAGCTGCTCTGGAATCTGGATATGCTGTCAGACCGGATTCACTTTTGATACCCAGGAAAACAATTGGTAATGCACCTGTCCCTTCTTGGACTTACAATGCTGTACCAACAGGATGTTTGTCACATATTTCAAAAG ATGATACTGGATTAGCCAATAATTATAGCAGCAGTAGCAATGAGAGCACACATCGCGTATGGACATCTGATGGTACACAAGGAAACCTGAAAGTGGAACAGTACAACACAGCGAGAG TTATGCCAGATTTTGCTCAAGTTTATCACTTCATTGGCAGTGTTTTTGACCCTTGTGCAAGTGATCACTTGCAAAGATTAAAGAAGATGGAACCTATAAACGTTGAGACG GTGTTGATGTTGATGAAGAATCTTGCAGTCAATCTGGTGAGCCCTGAATTTGAAGATCAT AGGAGGTTGTTATCATCCTATACTGGTGTTGGTACTGAAAGCAATGGCACGGGGAGTACAATTCCATCTGTATGA
- the LOC105173147 gene encoding LOW QUALITY PROTEIN: C-terminal binding protein AN (The sequence of the model RefSeq protein was modified relative to this genomic sequence to represent the inferred CDS: inserted 2 bases in 1 codon), whose amino-acid sequence MANRNTVASQSRQLPLVVTLNCIDXVLAGVAQLEHVPLSRLAESQIESAAAGLLHSLSFLPRAAQRRLRPWQLILCLGSSDRAVDSALAADLGLDRLIHVDVSRAEEVADTVMALILGLLRRTHLLSRHALSASGWLGSVQPLCRGMRRCRGLVLGIVGRSASATSLANRSLAFKMSVLYFDVQEFVQIVKCALLYRLWNFLVHADNCVVSRSSLRFPAAARRMDTLNDLLAASDLISLHCALTNDTIQIMNADCLQHIKPGAFLVNTGSSQLLDDCAVKQLLIDGTLAGCALDGAEGPQWMEAWLREMPNVLILPRSADYSEEAWMEIREKAISILQQFFIDNIIPKNAVSDEEEEEESEVGYENEQSRTLDNETSFRGSVGDRLIEDIQPVAESSQKKILNKSKDTSTQNQGSVLSQSTSNRSDIKRSRSSKKAKKRHGREKYQHKADDALTSEKESTSYREDDATMSGTDQVLSSSSRSASPENSRNRKTPVESTTELAPELLLKSRIELNKKSGELLKDGYIIALHARDRPALHVSRQRVQGGGWFLDTLSNVTKRDPATHFLVVFRSKDTVGFRSFTAGGKLLQINRRMEFVFASHSFDVWESWTFEGPLEECRLVNCRNPLAMLDVRIEILAALGEDGITRWLD is encoded by the exons atGGCTAATCGTAACACCGTTGCTTCTCAATCTCGTCAGCTGCCTCTAGTCGTAACACTCAATTGCATAGA GGTGTTGGCCGGCGTCGCGCAACTGGAGCACGTCCCGCTGAGCAGACTCGCCGAGTCGCAGATCGAGTCGGCGGCCGCGGGTCTTCTCCACTCGCTTTCGTTCCTCCCACGCGCCGCGCAGCGCCGGCTTCGGCCTTGGCAGTTGATCCTATGCCTTGGATCCTCTGACCGTGCTGTCGACTCCGCCCTCGCGGCCGACCTCGGGTTGGACAGGCTGATCCACGTCGACGTGAGTCGAGCCGAGGAGGTGGCGGATACTGTGATGGCGCTTATTTTGGGGCTACTTAGGCGTACGCATCTCCTCTCAAGACACGCGCTCTCGGCTTCCGGGTGGCTGGGTTCGGTGCAGCCGCTCTGCCGTGGAATGCGAAGATGCCGCGGATTGGTGTTGGGGATTGTAGGTAGATCTGCCTCTGCGACGTCGTTGGCTAATAGGAGCTTGGCGTTTAAGATGAGTGTGTTGTACTTCGACGTGCAGGAg TTCGTGCAAATTGTTAAGTGCGCTCTGTTGTACAGATTGTGGAACTTTCTTGTTCATGCTGATAATTgcgt AGTTAGTAGATCTTCCTTAAGGTTCCCAGCTGCAGCCAGAAGAATGGATACACTTAATGACTTGCTTGCTGCAAGTGACCTCATATCACTGCACTGCGCTCTGACTAACGACACGATTCAAATTATGAATGCAGATTGTTTGCAACATATAAAGCCTG GGGCATTTCTTGTGAATACGGGGAGCAGCCAGCTGCTGGATGATTGTGCTGTGAAACAACTTCTGATTGACGGCACCCTCGCAGGTTGTGCCCTAGATGGTGCTGAAGGGCCACAATGGATGGAAGCATGG CTTAGGGAGATGCCAAATGTTCTGATACTTCCTCGGAGTGCAGACTACAGTGAAGAAGCATGGATGGAGATAAGGGAAAAGGCTATTTCCATATTACAACAGTTCTTCATTGATAATATCATCCCAAAGAATGCTGTATCtgatgaggaagaagaggaggaaagTGAGGTGGGATACGAGAATGAACAGAGTCGCACACTAGACAATGAAACTTCATTCCGAGGTTCAGTTGGTGATAGACTGATTGAAGATATTCAGCCAGTGGCTGAAAGCTCACAGAAAAAGATCTTAAATAAGTCAAAAGATACTTCAACTCAAAATCAAGGTTCAGTTTTGTCTCAAAGTACTTCAAATAGATCTGATATAAAGCGAAGCAGATCAAGCAAGAAGGCAAAAAAGAGGCATGGCCGCGAAAAATATCAGCATAAAGCAGATGATGCTTTGACTTCTGAAAAAGAGAGTACTTCATACAGAGAAGATGATGCTACTATGAGCGGCACAGATCAAGTGTTGAGTTCTAGTTCACGTTCTGCTTCACCTGAAAATTCAAGGAACAGGAAAACACCTGTTGAATCAACAACAGAATTAGCTCCAGAGCTGCTCTTAAAATCAAGGATAGAACTTAATAAAAAGTCAGGTGAACTGCTGAAAGATGGCTATATTATAGCTTTACACGCAAGAGATCGTCCTGCGCTTCATGTGTCGAGGCAAAGAGTTCAGGGTGGCGGTTGGTTCCTTGATACATTGTCAAATGTAACAAAAAGAGATCCTGCAACACACTTCCTGGTTGTATTTAGAAGCAAG GATACGGTTGGTTTTAGATCATTTACTGCTGGTGGAAAGTTATTACAG ATAAATCGGAGGATGGAATTTGTATTTGCTAGTCATAGTTTTGATGTTTGGGAGAGTTGGACTTTTGAAGGTCCTCTGGAAGAGTGCAGGCTGGTGAATTGCAGGAATCCTCTG GCCATGTTGGATGTACGCATTGAAATTCTTGCAGCTCTAGGTGAAGATGGAATTACTCGCTGGCTCGATTAA
- the LOC105173125 gene encoding protein REVEILLE 6 isoform X3 produces the protein MVSVYPNPPPDQNFTYFYSYMGGDPMKIPGVNRSDGHLLQATAIGNVGSAVDDTNKKIRKPYTITKSRESWSEQEHDKFLEALQLFDRDWKKIEAFVGSKTVIQIRSHAQKYFLKVQKNGTSEHVPPPRPKRKAAHPYPQKAQKNGVLQPSAALESGYAVRPDSLLIPRKTIGNAPVPSWTYNAVPTGCLSHISKDDTGLANNYSSSSNESTHRVWTSDGTQGNLKVEQYNTARVMPDFAQVYHFIGSVFDPCASDHLQRLKKMEPINVETVLMLMKNLAVNLVSPEFEDHRRLLSSYTGVGTESNGTGSTIPSV, from the exons ATGGTGTCGGTGTATCCGAATCCACCACCGGATCAGaattttacctatttttaCAGTTACATGGGTGGGGATCCGATGAAGATTCCGGGTGTGAATAGGAGTGATGGTCATTTGCTTCAAGCGACGGCGATCGGGAATGTAGGTTCTGCAGTTGATGATACTAACAAGAAGATCCGAAAGCCGTACACGATTACTAAGTCGAGAGAGAGCTGGAGTGAGCAGGAGCATGACAAATTCCTTGAAGCCCTTCAGTT ATTTGATCGTGACTGGAAGAAGATCGAAGCATTTGTCGGGTCAAAGACTGTTATCCAG ATCCGCAGCCATgctcaaaaatattttctgaaagtCCAGAAAAATGGGACAAGTGAGCATGTACCTCCTCCACgcccaaaaagaaaagcagcTCATCCTTATCCACAGAAGGCCCAAAAAAATG GAGTTTTGCAACCTTCAGCTGCTCTGGAATCTGGATATGCTGTCAGACCGGATTCACTTTTGATACCCAGGAAAACAATTGGTAATGCACCTGTCCCTTCTTGGACTTACAATGCTGTACCAACAGGATGTTTGTCACATATTTCAAAAG ATGATACTGGATTAGCCAATAATTATAGCAGCAGTAGCAATGAGAGCACACATCGCGTATGGACATCTGATGGTACACAAGGAAACCTGAAAGTGGAACAGTACAACACAGCGAGAG TTATGCCAGATTTTGCTCAAGTTTATCACTTCATTGGCAGTGTTTTTGACCCTTGTGCAAGTGATCACTTGCAAAGATTAAAGAAGATGGAACCTATAAACGTTGAGACG GTGTTGATGTTGATGAAGAATCTTGCAGTCAATCTGGTGAGCCCTGAATTTGAAGATCAT AGGAGGTTGTTATCATCCTATACTGGTGTTGGTACTGAAAGCAATGGCACGGGGAGTACAATTCCATCTGTATGA
- the LOC105173125 gene encoding protein REVEILLE 6 isoform X2: MVSVYPNPPPDQNFTYFYSYMGGDPMKIPGVNRSDGHLLQATAIGNVGSAVDDTNKKIRKPYTITKSRESWSEQEHDKFLEALQLFDRDWKKIEAFVGSKTVIQIRSHAQKYFLKVQKNGTSEHVPPPRPKRKAAHPYPQKAQKNATGVLQPSAALESGYAVRPDSLLIPRKTIGNAPVPSWTYNAVPTGCLSHISKDDTGLANNYSSSSNESTHRVWTSDGTQGNLKVEQYNTARVMPDFAQVYHFIGSVFDPCASDHLQRLKKMEPINVETVLMLMKNLAVNLVSPEFEDHRRLLSSYTGVGTESNGTGSTIPSV, translated from the exons ATGGTGTCGGTGTATCCGAATCCACCACCGGATCAGaattttacctatttttaCAGTTACATGGGTGGGGATCCGATGAAGATTCCGGGTGTGAATAGGAGTGATGGTCATTTGCTTCAAGCGACGGCGATCGGGAATGTAGGTTCTGCAGTTGATGATACTAACAAGAAGATCCGAAAGCCGTACACGATTACTAAGTCGAGAGAGAGCTGGAGTGAGCAGGAGCATGACAAATTCCTTGAAGCCCTTCAGTT ATTTGATCGTGACTGGAAGAAGATCGAAGCATTTGTCGGGTCAAAGACTGTTATCCAG ATCCGCAGCCATgctcaaaaatattttctgaaagtCCAGAAAAATGGGACAAGTGAGCATGTACCTCCTCCACgcccaaaaagaaaagcagcTCATCCTTATCCACAGAAGGCCCAAAAAAATG CCACAGGAGTTTTGCAACCTTCAGCTGCTCTGGAATCTGGATATGCTGTCAGACCGGATTCACTTTTGATACCCAGGAAAACAATTGGTAATGCACCTGTCCCTTCTTGGACTTACAATGCTGTACCAACAGGATGTTTGTCACATATTTCAAAAG ATGATACTGGATTAGCCAATAATTATAGCAGCAGTAGCAATGAGAGCACACATCGCGTATGGACATCTGATGGTACACAAGGAAACCTGAAAGTGGAACAGTACAACACAGCGAGAG TTATGCCAGATTTTGCTCAAGTTTATCACTTCATTGGCAGTGTTTTTGACCCTTGTGCAAGTGATCACTTGCAAAGATTAAAGAAGATGGAACCTATAAACGTTGAGACG GTGTTGATGTTGATGAAGAATCTTGCAGTCAATCTGGTGAGCCCTGAATTTGAAGATCAT AGGAGGTTGTTATCATCCTATACTGGTGTTGGTACTGAAAGCAATGGCACGGGGAGTACAATTCCATCTGTATGA